The genomic DNA GGCCGACGAGTCTGTCTACTGGGGTGGCGAGACCACATGGCTGGGCAATGATGTCCGCTACGCCCACGGCCATGCTGGCAAGGCCGACTCCGGTGTCCTCGATGGCTCCCAAGCTACCAAGGCCAAGTCCGACATCCACTCCCGCGAGCTGGAGTCGCCCCTCGGCGCTGCCCACATGGGTCTCATCTACGTCAACCCCGAGGGTCCCGATGGCAACCCGGACCCCGTTGCCGCTGCTAGGGACATCCGCACCACCTTTGGCCGTATGGCCATGAACGATGAGGAGACTGTCGCCCTCATTGCTGGCGGTCACTCGTTCGGCAAGACCCACGGCGCTGCCCCTGACAGCAACGTCGGTCCCGAGCCCGAGGGAGCTGGTCTCGAGCAGCAGGGTCTGGGTTGGGTCAACAAGCACGGCTCCGGAAAGGGCCCCGACACCATCACCAGTGGCCTCGAGGTCACTTGGACTGCCACGCCTACCAAGTGGAGCAACAAGTACTTTGAGTATCTCTTCAAGTATGACTGGGAGCTCACAAAGAGCCCCGCTGGCGCAAACCAGTGGGTGGCAAAGAACGCCGAGCCCATCATCCCCCATGCCTACGACCCCAACAAGAAGCAACTGCCCACCATGTTGACCACCGACCTGTCGCTGCGCTTTGATCCCGAGTACGAGAAGATCTCGAGACGCTTCCTCGAGAACCCGGATCAGTTCGCCGACGCTTTTGCCAAGGCTTGGTTCAAGCTGACGCACCGTGACATGGGCCCGCGCTCTCGCTATGTCGGTCCCGAGGTTCCGTCCGAGGACTTTATCTGGCAAGACCCTATTCCCGCCCCCAACCATCCTCTCATCAACGAGCAGGATGCCGCCTcgctgaagaaggagatCCTCGGCACTGGCATTGACCCCTCCAAGCTCGTCTCCACTGCTTGGGCTTCCGCATCTACCTTCCGCGGCAGTGACAAGCGTGGTGGCGCCAACGGCGCCCGCATCCGCCTGGCGCCCCAGAAGGACTGGGAGGTCAACAACCCCAGGCAGCTTGCCGAGGTTCTCAAGGCTCTCGAGGGTGTCCAGCAGAAGTTCAACAGCTCCTCGAGTGGTGGCAAGAAGGTATCTCTGGCCGACCTTATCGTCctggccggtgccgccggcgttgagCAGGCCGCGAAGAACGCCGGTTACGACATCACCGTCCCCTTTACGCCTGGTCGCGGCGATGCTTCTCAAGAGCAGACCGACGTCGAATCTATTGACCATCTCCAGCCCTTTGCCGACGGCTTCCGCAACTACGGCAAGTCCACCGACCGCGCCAAGACGGAGCATtacctcgtcgaccgcgcACACCTGCTCACCCTCACCGCCCCTGAGCTCACCGTCCTTCTCGGTGGTCTGCGCGTGTTGAACACCAACTTTGATGGATCGTCGACCGGTGTCTTCACCAACCGACCTGGCGCCCTGACGAACGACTTCTTTGTCAACCTACTCGACATGGGCAACGAGTGGAAGGCCACCAACAACCAGGATGTGTACGAGGGTTACGACCGCAAGTCGGGCAGCAAGAAGTATACTGCCAGCCGTGTCGACCTCATCTTCGGTTCCCATGCCGAGCTCCGCGCCGTGGCTGAGATCTACGCCCAGGCTGACGCTGGACAGAAGTTTGTCAAGGACTTTGTGACCATCTGGAACAAGGTCATGAACCTGGACCGCTTCGACCTTAAGAGCAACTCCGGAAGTGTACCGAGTCGTCTCTAGATGGTACCAAGACTGTGAAGAAAAAAAGTTTCTAGTTGCGAGAAGACGAGAGAGTCTCTGGCCGTCGCGCCTTGAGATTCCTGTTGTAGTCTAGTATGTCTGCAGATAGGTTCATTTATTCATGATGTTTGACGACCGTAATCCACTCTCCCCACACATGCCCGTGTCACGATGTCTTCATCGGAGTGTTGGGCATGTGCGAATCTCGGTCTGCCAACTAGA from Colletotrichum higginsianum IMI 349063 chromosome 3, whole genome shotgun sequence includes the following:
- a CDS encoding Catalase-peroxidase is translated as MAEDKCPFIRTMNTGGGGTKNRDWWPNSLRLNILRQHTPVTNPLGGDFDYVSAFKGLDYDGIKKDLTALMTDSQEWWPADFGHYGGFFVRMAWHSAGTYRVHDGRGGGGEGQQRFAPLNSWPDNVSLDKARRLLWPIKQKYGNKISWADLMILTGNVALESMGFQTAGFSGGRSDTFEADESVYWGGETTWLGNDVRYAHGHAGKADSGVLDGSQATKAKSDIHSRELESPLGAAHMGLIYVNPEGPDGNPDPVAAARDIRTTFGRMAMNDEETVALIAGGHSFGKTHGAAPDSNVGPEPEGAGLEQQGLGWVNKHGSGKGPDTITSGLEVTWTATPTKWSNKYFEYLFKYDWELTKSPAGANQWVAKNAEPIIPHAYDPNKKQLPTMLTTDLSLRFDPEYEKISRRFLENPDQFADAFAKAWFKLTHRDMGPRSRYVGPEVPSEDFIWQDPIPAPNHPLINEQDAASLKKEILGTGIDPSKLVSTAWASASTFRGSDKRGGANGARIRLAPQKDWEVNNPRQLAEVLKALEGVQQKFNSSSSGGKKVSLADLIVLAGAAGVEQAAKNAGYDITVPFTPGRGDASQEQTDVESIDHLQPFADGFRNYGKSTDRAKTEHYLVDRAHLLTLTAPELTVLLGGLRVLNTNFDGSSTGVFTNRPGALTNDFFVNLLDMGNEWKATNNQDVYEGYDRKSGSKKYTASRVDLIFGSHAELRAVAEIYAQADAGQKFVKDFVTIWNKVMNLDRFDLKSNSGSVPSRL